The Glycine soja cultivar W05 chromosome 6, ASM419377v2, whole genome shotgun sequence genome has a window encoding:
- the LOC114415635 gene encoding nascent polypeptide-associated complex subunit alpha-like protein 2, whose product MSPGPVVDASPEVEAEQQLPSVDDATQLKKSQPQEDDAPVVEDVRDDDKDDDDEDDDDDDEDDKEDDALGGAEGSKQSRSEKKSRKAMLKLGLKPVTGVSRVTIKRTKNILFFISKPDVFKSPNSETYVIFGEAKIEDLSSQLQTQAAQQFRMPDMGSVTAKQEDAAAAAVQPEEEEEVDETGVEPHDIDLVMTQAGVSRSKAVKALKTHNGDIVGAIMELTT is encoded by the exons ATGTCTCCAGGTCCTGTTGTCGACGCTTCCCCTGAGGTTGAAGCAGAGCAACAACTTCCCTCCGTCGATGACGCAACCCAGTTGAAGAAATCCCAACCGCAG GAGGATGATGCTCCCGTTGTCGAGGACGTGAGGGATGATGACAAGGACGACGACGATGAGGACGACGACGACGATGATGAAGATGACAAGGAAGACGATGCTCTAG GTGGTGCTGAGGGTTCAAAGCAGAGCAGAAGTGAGAAGAAGAGTCGAAAAGCAATGTTGAAGCTGGGACTAAAACCTGTCACCGGTGTTAGTAGGGTCACAATCAAGAGAACAAAAAAT ATTCTTTTCTTCATCTCCAAACCTGATGTCTTCAAGAGTCCAAATTCTGAGACCTATGTCATATTTGGTGAGGCGAAAATAGAGGACTTGAGCTCTCAGTTGCAGACACAGGCTGCTCAACAGTTCAGGATGCCAGATATGGGATCTGTAACGGCAAAACAAGAAGATGCTGCAGCTGCAGCAGTGCAACctgaagaagaggaggaggttGATGAAACTGGTGTGGAGCCCCATGACATTGATTTGGTGATGACGCAGGCAGGAGTGTCAAGAAGCAAGGCC
- the LOC114415634 gene encoding uncharacterized protein LOC114415634 isoform X2: MKTPTTKVVNLKTKKSLSKRPRLQDVIDIDTPIRAIACLKKIDDMRRFEETEDCFILGFDPYAAVGLSVDSSADDVSVIAEKGKVACRDYPHSRHLCLKFPFKTTPHESYCEKVAPCKDWKGWHCNAESGIYWKNQRNVKKIQPARLYYSQP, translated from the exons ATGAAAACACCCACCACCAAAGTGGTGAATCTGAAGACGAAAAAGTCCCTTTCGAAACGTCCACGACTACAAGATGTCATCGACATCGACACCCCCATCAGGGCCATAGCTTGTCTCAAAAAAATCGACGACATGCGCCGCTTCGAGGAAACCGAGGATTGCTTCATCCTAGGTTTCGACCCTTACGCCGCCGTTGGCCTCTCGGTTGATTCTTCTGCCGATGATGTCTCCGTCATTGCTGAAAAGGGCAAG GTTGCTTGCAGAGATTACCCCCACTCAAGACATTTGTGTCTCAAATTCCCGTTTAAGACCACGCCTCATGAGAGCTATTGTGAAAAG GTTGCCCCGTGTAAGGACTGGAAGGGCTGGCATTGCAATGCAGAGAGTGGTATTTACTGGAAGAATCAAAGGAATGTGAAGAAAATTCAACCAGCGCGTCTCTATTATTCTCAACCATAA
- the LOC114415634 gene encoding uncharacterized protein LOC114415634 isoform X3 has product MKTPTTKVVNLKTKKSLSKRPRLQDVIDIDTPIRAIACLKKIDDMRRFEETEDCFILGFDPYAAVGLSVDSSADDVSVIAEKGKILPHRLLAEITPTQDICVSNSRLRPRLMRAIVKRLPRVRTGRAGIAMQRVVFTGRIKGM; this is encoded by the exons ATGAAAACACCCACCACCAAAGTGGTGAATCTGAAGACGAAAAAGTCCCTTTCGAAACGTCCACGACTACAAGATGTCATCGACATCGACACCCCCATCAGGGCCATAGCTTGTCTCAAAAAAATCGACGACATGCGCCGCTTCGAGGAAACCGAGGATTGCTTCATCCTAGGTTTCGACCCTTACGCCGCCGTTGGCCTCTCGGTTGATTCTTCTGCCGATGATGTCTCCGTCATTGCTGAAAAGGGCAAG atattgcCGCATAGGTTGCTTGCAGAGATTACCCCCACTCAAGACATTTGTGTCTCAAATTCCCGTTTAAGACCACGCCTCATGAGAGCTATTGTGAAAAG GTTGCCCCGTGTAAGGACTGGAAGGGCTGGCATTGCAATGCAGAGAGTGGTATTTACTGGAAGAATCAAAGGAATGTGA
- the LOC114415634 gene encoding uncharacterized protein LOC114415634 isoform X1 translates to MKTPTTKVVNLKTKKSLSKRPRLQDVIDIDTPIRAIACLKKIDDMRRFEETEDCFILGFDPYAAVGLSVDSSADDVSVIAEKGKVACRDYPHSRHLCLKFPFKTTPHESYCEKCYCYVCDKVAPCKDWKGWHCNAESGIYWKNQRNVKKIQPARLYYSQP, encoded by the exons ATGAAAACACCCACCACCAAAGTGGTGAATCTGAAGACGAAAAAGTCCCTTTCGAAACGTCCACGACTACAAGATGTCATCGACATCGACACCCCCATCAGGGCCATAGCTTGTCTCAAAAAAATCGACGACATGCGCCGCTTCGAGGAAACCGAGGATTGCTTCATCCTAGGTTTCGACCCTTACGCCGCCGTTGGCCTCTCGGTTGATTCTTCTGCCGATGATGTCTCCGTCATTGCTGAAAAGGGCAAG GTTGCTTGCAGAGATTACCCCCACTCAAGACATTTGTGTCTCAAATTCCCGTTTAAGACCACGCCTCATGAGAGCTATTGTGAAAAG TGCTATTGTTATGTTTGTGATAAGGTTGCCCCGTGTAAGGACTGGAAGGGCTGGCATTGCAATGCAGAGAGTGGTATTTACTGGAAGAATCAAAGGAATGTGAAGAAAATTCAACCAGCGCGTCTCTATTATTCTCAACCATAA